A window from Neobacillus sp. PS3-40 encodes these proteins:
- a CDS encoding N-acetyldiaminopimelate deacetylase, whose protein sequence is MNMSPYIKIRRELHQIPELGFQEFKTQSYLLSYLESLPQDRMTIKKWKTGLFVKVHGLKPKKTIGYRTDIDGLPIEEETDLPFPSSHPGKMHACGHDFHMSIALGVLSYFVENQINDDLLFIFQPAEEGPGGAEPMLKSEIMQEWKPDMIFALHIAPEYPVGAIAIKEGLLFANTSELFIDLKGKGGHAAYPHQTNDMVIAACSLVSQLQTIVSRNVDPLDSAVVTIGKISGGTVQNIIAEKARLDGTIRTLSAESMKKVKQRIEAVVKGIEIGFECQASINYGSMYYQVFNHKELTNEFVNFIQSETIVEVIECREAMTGEDFGYMLKEIPGFMFWLGVDSPFGLHHSKLNPKEDAIQIAIDLMTKYMDFKGRE, encoded by the coding sequence ATAAATATGAGCCCATATATAAAAATTCGTCGAGAACTTCACCAAATTCCAGAATTAGGATTTCAAGAATTTAAAACACAATCCTATTTATTATCGTACCTTGAATCTCTTCCACAGGATAGAATGACCATTAAAAAGTGGAAAACGGGGCTATTTGTAAAAGTTCATGGTTTAAAGCCGAAGAAAACAATAGGATATCGGACAGATATTGATGGCTTACCAATTGAGGAAGAAACTGATTTACCTTTCCCCTCCTCACATCCAGGTAAAATGCATGCATGTGGCCACGATTTTCATATGAGCATTGCTCTAGGTGTTCTTTCTTATTTTGTTGAAAATCAAATAAATGATGATTTGCTGTTTATTTTTCAGCCAGCTGAGGAAGGTCCAGGAGGGGCTGAACCGATGCTAAAATCAGAAATAATGCAGGAATGGAAGCCTGATATGATTTTTGCCCTCCATATTGCACCAGAGTATCCTGTTGGAGCGATTGCGATAAAAGAAGGACTTTTATTTGCCAATACATCGGAGTTATTTATTGATCTTAAAGGTAAGGGTGGACATGCTGCTTATCCTCATCAAACAAATGATATGGTTATTGCTGCCTGTTCACTTGTAAGTCAATTGCAAACGATTGTTTCAAGGAATGTTGACCCCTTAGATAGTGCAGTAGTTACAATTGGAAAAATTTCTGGTGGTACAGTTCAGAATATTATTGCAGAAAAAGCAAGACTTGATGGCACGATTAGAACCTTATCCGCTGAATCAATGAAAAAGGTAAAACAGCGGATTGAAGCCGTTGTGAAAGGAATAGAAATAGGCTTTGAGTGCCAGGCATCTATTAATTATGGTTCGATGTATTATCAAGTATTCAATCATAAAGAACTGACAAATGAGTTTGTTAACTTCATTCAATCTGAAACAATTGTTGAAGTTATTGAATGTAGGGAAGCGATGACGGGAGAAGACTTTGGCTATATGCTTAAGGAAATTCCCGGATTTATGTTTTGGTTAGGCGTCGATTCCCCATTCGGGCTACACCACTCTAAACTAAATCCGAAAGAAGATGCTATCCAAATAGCTATTGACTTGATGACAAAATATATGGATTTTAAAGGGAGAGAATAA
- a CDS encoding IS1182 family transposase, with the protein MISNQESLNFSPYLAIFDLVVPEDNMLRQINKLVDFSFILEELKTKYCLDNGRNAVSPIRMFKYLLLKSIYDLSDVDVVERSKYDMSFKYFLDMAPEDSVIDPSSLTKFRKLRLQDVGLLDMLIGKTVEIAIKKEIIKNKTIIVDATHTKARYNQKSPREFLQEKSKNVRKAVYQFDESMKEKFPSKTTSNEVTDELNYCRQIISVVESEPKIAATPAVKEKLNVLKEVVEDYTEQLAFSTDPDARVGHKTADSSFFGYKTHIAMSDERIITAAVVTTGEKSDGKYLQELIKKSQATGMEINTIIGDTAYSEKNNICYTKEHQLTLVSRLHPLITYGRRTKEDEFNFNKDAGMYVCKAGHMAIRKKYEERKNQDKNPRIKYLFDIKKCAVCPFREGCYKEGAKSKSYSVTIKSTEHTGQEAFQNTEAFKDLAKTRYKIEAKNSELKHRHGYDVASSTGLFGMEIQGATAIFAVNLKRIIKLLSEKK; encoded by the coding sequence ATGATTTCCAATCAAGAATCTCTCAATTTCAGTCCATATTTAGCTATTTTTGATCTCGTAGTTCCAGAGGATAATATGCTTCGCCAAATCAATAAACTAGTTGACTTTTCATTTATTCTTGAAGAATTAAAAACGAAATATTGTCTTGATAACGGTCGGAATGCAGTGTCACCGATTCGTATGTTCAAATATCTATTGCTTAAATCAATTTATGATTTGTCAGATGTAGATGTAGTAGAACGTTCAAAATATGATATGTCGTTTAAATATTTCCTCGATATGGCACCAGAAGATTCCGTAATTGACCCAAGTTCTTTAACAAAATTCCGTAAACTCCGTCTTCAAGATGTGGGTTTATTAGATATGCTCATTGGAAAGACCGTTGAGATTGCAATTAAAAAGGAAATTATTAAAAATAAAACCATTATTGTTGATGCTACACATACAAAAGCACGTTATAACCAAAAATCACCGAGAGAATTTTTGCAGGAGAAATCAAAAAATGTGCGAAAAGCCGTTTATCAGTTCGATGAATCCATGAAAGAGAAATTCCCATCCAAAACAACTTCTAACGAAGTAACAGATGAATTAAATTATTGCCGTCAAATCATTTCTGTTGTCGAGTCAGAACCAAAAATTGCGGCAACCCCAGCTGTAAAGGAAAAATTAAATGTACTAAAAGAAGTAGTGGAAGATTATACAGAACAACTGGCTTTTTCAACAGACCCAGACGCACGTGTAGGACATAAAACAGCTGATTCTTCTTTTTTTGGCTACAAAACGCATATTGCAATGAGTGATGAACGAATTATTACAGCTGCAGTTGTGACAACAGGTGAAAAAAGTGATGGAAAATATCTGCAGGAATTAATTAAAAAAAGCCAAGCAACAGGAATGGAAATTAATACAATTATTGGGGATACTGCCTACTCTGAGAAAAATAATATTTGTTATACAAAAGAACATCAATTAACACTTGTTTCTAGACTGCATCCACTTATTACATATGGTAGAAGAACAAAAGAAGATGAATTTAATTTTAATAAAGATGCAGGGATGTATGTTTGTAAAGCCGGGCATATGGCCATTCGAAAAAAATATGAAGAAAGAAAGAATCAAGATAAAAACCCTAGAATCAAGTACCTTTTTGATATTAAAAAATGTGCTGTTTGTCCTTTCCGTGAAGGATGTTATAAAGAAGGAGCGAAAAGTAAGTCCTATTCAGTAACCATCAAATCAACGGAACATACAGGTCAAGAAGCGTTTCAAAATACGGAAGCTTTTAAAGACCTAGCGAAAACACGCTATAAAATTGAGGCGAAAAATAGTGAACTTAAACATAGACACGGGTATGATGTGGCGTCATCTACGGGTCTATTTGGCATGGAAATACAAGGAGCTACAGCGATATTCGCAGTCAATCTCAAGAGGATTATAAAGCTCCTCTCTGAGAAAAAATAA
- a CDS encoding peroxiredoxin, which produces MPERMVGKQAPRFEMDAVMPNKEFKKVSLEENMKNEKWTILFFYPMDFTFVCPTEITALSDRYDEFEDLDAVVIGASTDTIHTHLAWIKTDRKENGLGDLKYPLAADTNHVVSRDYGVLIDEEGIALRGLFIINPEGEMKYSVVNHNDIGRDVDETLRVLQALQTGGLCPANWKPGQATLKV; this is translated from the coding sequence ATGCCAGAACGCATGGTAGGTAAACAAGCTCCACGTTTTGAAATGGACGCAGTAATGCCAAATAAAGAATTTAAAAAAGTAAGTCTAGAAGAAAATATGAAAAATGAAAAATGGACAATATTGTTCTTCTACCCAATGGACTTTACATTTGTTTGTCCTACTGAAATTACCGCATTATCTGACCGCTACGATGAATTCGAAGATCTTGATGCTGTTGTTATCGGTGCATCTACTGATACGATTCATACCCATCTTGCATGGATTAAAACAGACCGCAAAGAAAATGGCTTAGGGGACCTTAAATATCCTCTAGCAGCTGACACCAATCATGTGGTTTCACGTGATTATGGAGTTCTAATAGATGAAGAGGGTATTGCTCTTCGTGGACTTTTCATCATTAATCCTGAGGGTGAAATGAAATATTCTGTTGTGAATCACAATGATATCGGCCGTGATGTGGATGAAACATTACGTGTATTGCAAGCTTTACAAACTGGTGGTCTTTGCCCTGCGAACTGGAAACCAGGTCAAGCTACATTGAAAGTATAA
- a CDS encoding TlpA disulfide reductase family protein yields MKLREPMPELNGATQWLNGEVTKDELVGEKPTLIHFWSTSCHLCKEAMPQVNQFRDQYKDKLNVVAVHMPRSEDDLNIEDIKQIAEEHGITQPIFVDSDHKLTEVFENQYVPAYYVFDREGKLRHFQAGGSGMKMLEKRVNRVLEEIEKAE; encoded by the coding sequence ATGAAATTACGTGAGCCGATGCCGGAATTAAATGGGGCAACCCAATGGTTAAATGGAGAGGTTACAAAAGACGAATTAGTTGGGGAGAAACCAACTTTAATTCATTTCTGGTCAACTAGCTGTCATTTGTGCAAAGAAGCCATGCCTCAGGTTAATCAATTCCGCGATCAATATAAAGATAAATTAAATGTTGTAGCTGTTCATATGCCAAGATCAGAAGATGATTTAAACATTGAAGATATCAAACAAATAGCAGAGGAACATGGAATAACCCAACCCATTTTTGTAGATAGTGACCACAAATTGACGGAGGTCTTTGAAAACCAATATGTTCCGGCTTATTATGTTTTTGATCGCGAAGGAAAGCTTCGACATTTTCAAGCAGGTGGAAGCGGCATGAAGATGCTGGAAAAAAGGGTAAACCGAGTATTAGAAGAAATTGAAAAAGCAGAATAA
- a CDS encoding DUF4349 domain-containing protein, whose protein sequence is MMSLKIKRWVYLLLVSTFVVTGCSNSNSSESKMDSSSMKSSSEGAKISSVAVSDSKGEKKKRTDLEISNSDAQMVIYKADLSIQVKNFTQTLQKLEDRATIYGGYIAQSNVTREGKEQMNGNISIRIPQKNFQKFLDDAEGQATEVIERNITGQDVTEEYVDLESRLKSKRAVEERLVTFMKNATKTEDLLKISTDLATVQEEIEIIIGRMKYLQNQTAFSTVTINLYETKIIVPNIENKNLNTWERTKKQFVKSTNFLLAGLSSLIIFLLGNLPVIIFLLILGIIIILIMKKRRNKD, encoded by the coding sequence ATGATGAGCTTGAAAATAAAAAGATGGGTGTATCTTTTGCTTGTAAGTACATTTGTTGTAACAGGTTGTAGCAATAGTAATAGTAGCGAATCAAAGATGGATAGTTCTTCAATGAAATCCAGTTCAGAGGGGGCAAAGATAAGCTCTGTCGCGGTGTCAGATAGCAAGGGAGAGAAGAAAAAGCGAACGGATCTAGAAATTAGTAATTCTGATGCTCAAATGGTTATTTATAAAGCGGATTTAAGTATTCAAGTTAAAAACTTTACACAAACCCTTCAAAAGCTTGAGGACCGGGCTACCATTTATGGAGGATATATTGCCCAGTCCAATGTTACTAGAGAAGGAAAAGAACAAATGAATGGAAATATTTCAATTCGCATTCCACAAAAAAACTTCCAGAAATTTTTAGATGATGCGGAGGGTCAAGCGACAGAGGTGATCGAAAGAAACATAACAGGGCAGGATGTAACTGAAGAGTATGTTGATTTGGAATCACGTTTGAAATCCAAAAGAGCAGTAGAAGAGAGACTCGTCACATTTATGAAAAATGCTACTAAAACTGAAGATTTATTGAAAATATCCACTGATTTAGCAACTGTTCAAGAAGAGATTGAAATAATTATAGGAAGAATGAAATATTTGCAAAATCAAACGGCATTCTCTACGGTAACAATAAACCTGTATGAGACTAAAATTATAGTGCCAAATATTGAAAATAAAAACCTTAATACATGGGAACGGACAAAGAAACAATTTGTTAAAAGTACAAATTTTTTGTTGGCAGGACTTTCCTCCTTGATTATTTTTTTATTAGGAAATTTACCGGTTATTATCTTTTTGTTAATTCTAGGAATCATTATTATTTTAATAATGAAAAAGAGGAGAAACAAAGACTAA
- a CDS encoding TrkA family potassium uptake protein, producing MKKKDFAVIGLGRFGGSICRTLTEQGKEVLVVDKSEARVNEYATIASHAVVGDTTDEAMLRSIGIRNFDHVIVAIGDDIQSSILTTLILKELGVENITVKAQNDYHEKVLRKIGANSVVHPERDMGIRIANNMASNNVLDYLGLSDDHSIVEIVANKRLDGHTIIGLDIRKKYGINIVAIKRGSEIIVSPQAKEMIQLNDILIVIGSDIDIEKFTHKVMK from the coding sequence GTGAAGAAAAAAGATTTTGCTGTTATTGGTTTGGGACGATTCGGTGGAAGTATTTGCAGAACTCTCACGGAGCAGGGAAAAGAAGTCCTAGTAGTAGATAAAAGTGAAGCGAGGGTAAATGAATATGCCACGATCGCTTCCCATGCAGTGGTTGGTGATACGACTGATGAAGCAATGTTAAGAAGTATTGGGATAAGAAACTTTGACCATGTGATAGTAGCTATTGGTGATGATATACAATCAAGTATCTTAACAACACTGATTTTAAAGGAATTAGGTGTAGAAAATATTACGGTTAAGGCACAAAATGATTATCATGAAAAAGTACTTCGGAAGATTGGGGCTAATTCTGTAGTCCATCCTGAAAGGGATATGGGCATCCGAATTGCAAATAATATGGCTTCAAATAATGTGTTAGATTATCTTGGACTTTCGGATGATCATAGCATTGTGGAAATTGTTGCAAATAAAAGACTAGACGGCCATACAATTATTGGCCTAGATATTCGCAAAAAATATGGTATTAACATTGTAGCAATTAAAAGAGGAAGTGAAATTATTGTTTCTCCTCAAGCAAAAGAAATGATCCAACTTAATGATATTTTAATTGTAATTGGAAGTGATATTGACATTGAAAAATTTACACATAA